In Streptomyces hawaiiensis, one genomic interval encodes:
- a CDS encoding nitrilase-related carbon-nitrogen hydrolase, with protein MSRVIRAAVFQTAWTGDKESMIQVHEQAARDAAAQGAQVLCFQELFYGPYFCQVQDPAFYEYAEQIPEGPIVRRFQALAKELGIVLVLPMYEEEQPGVLYNTAAVIDADGSYLGKYRKTHIPQVRGFWEKFYFRPGNSGWPVLDTAVGKVGVYICYDRHFPEGWRALGLAGAEIVFNPSATSRGLSGYLWQLEQPAAAVANEYFIGAINRVGVEEYGDNDFYGTSYFVDPEAQFVGEVASDKEPELVVRDLDMAKLREVRDRWQFYRDRAPGAYGPLTAP; from the coding sequence ATGAGCCGAGTGATCCGTGCCGCCGTCTTCCAGACAGCCTGGACGGGCGACAAGGAATCGATGATCCAGGTCCACGAGCAGGCGGCCCGCGACGCCGCCGCGCAGGGCGCCCAAGTCCTCTGCTTCCAGGAGCTGTTCTACGGACCGTACTTCTGCCAGGTCCAGGATCCGGCCTTCTACGAGTACGCCGAGCAGATCCCGGAGGGCCCGATCGTCCGCCGCTTCCAGGCCCTCGCCAAGGAGCTGGGCATCGTCCTGGTGCTGCCGATGTACGAGGAGGAGCAGCCCGGCGTCCTGTACAACACCGCCGCCGTGATCGACGCGGACGGCTCCTACCTCGGCAAGTACCGCAAGACGCACATCCCCCAGGTGAGGGGCTTCTGGGAGAAGTTCTACTTCCGCCCCGGCAACTCCGGCTGGCCCGTCCTCGACACGGCGGTCGGCAAGGTCGGCGTCTACATCTGCTACGACCGCCACTTCCCCGAGGGCTGGCGTGCCCTCGGCCTCGCGGGTGCCGAGATCGTCTTCAACCCGTCGGCCACCTCCCGCGGCCTGTCCGGCTACCTCTGGCAGCTGGAGCAGCCGGCGGCGGCCGTCGCCAACGAGTACTTCATCGGCGCGATCAACCGGGTCGGGGTCGAGGAGTACGGCGACAACGACTTCTACGGCACGTCGTACTTCGTGGACCCGGAGGCCCAGTTCGTCGGCGAGGTGGCGAGCGACAAGGAGCCCGAACTGGTCGTCCGCGACCTGGACATGGCCAAACTCCGCGAGGTCCGCGACCGCTGGCAGTTCTACCGGGACCGGGCACCGGGGGCGTACGGACCGCTGACAGCTCCGTAA
- a CDS encoding aspartate aminotransferase family protein, translating to MTNDLLGRHRAVLPDWLALYYEEPLEITHGEGRHVWDAQGNRYLDFFGGILTTMTAHALPEVTKAVSEQAGRIVHSSTLYLNRPMVELAERIAALSGIPDARVFFTTSGTEANDTALLLATAYRRSNTILAMRNSYHGRSFSSVGITGNSGWSPTSLSPLQTLYVHGGVRTRGPFAALGDDDYIAACVDDLKDLLGHTRAPAALIAEPIQGVGGFTAPPDGLYAAFREVLHERGILWIADEVQTGWGRTGEHFWGWQAHGRSGPPDIMTFAKGIGNGMSIGGVVARSEIMNCLDSNSISTFGGTQITMAAGLANLNYLLEHDLQGNSRRVGGLLIERLRAAAAHVPAVREVRGRGLMIGIEITRPGTDEADPQTAAAVLEAAREGGLLIGKGGGHNTSSLRVAPPLSLNVAEAEEGAAILENALRSIQ from the coding sequence GTGACCAACGACCTCCTGGGCCGCCACCGGGCCGTGCTCCCGGACTGGCTCGCCCTCTACTACGAGGAGCCCCTCGAGATCACCCACGGCGAGGGCCGCCACGTCTGGGACGCGCAGGGCAACCGGTACCTCGACTTCTTCGGCGGCATCCTCACCACCATGACGGCGCACGCGCTGCCCGAGGTGACCAAGGCGGTGAGCGAGCAGGCCGGGCGGATCGTCCACTCCTCCACCCTCTACCTCAACCGTCCGATGGTCGAACTCGCCGAACGCATCGCGGCGTTGAGCGGCATCCCGGACGCCCGCGTCTTCTTCACCACCTCCGGCACCGAGGCCAACGACACCGCCCTGCTGCTGGCCACGGCGTACCGGCGCAGCAACACCATCCTGGCGATGCGCAACAGCTACCACGGCCGCTCCTTCAGCTCCGTCGGCATCACCGGCAACAGCGGCTGGTCCCCGACCTCGCTCTCCCCGCTCCAGACGCTGTACGTCCACGGCGGCGTGCGCACGCGCGGCCCGTTCGCCGCACTCGGCGACGACGACTACATCGCGGCCTGCGTCGACGACCTGAAGGACCTGCTCGGCCACACCCGCGCCCCGGCCGCGCTGATCGCCGAGCCCATCCAGGGCGTAGGCGGCTTCACCGCCCCGCCGGACGGGCTGTACGCCGCCTTCCGCGAAGTGCTGCACGAGCGCGGCATCCTGTGGATCGCCGACGAGGTGCAGACCGGCTGGGGCCGCACCGGTGAACACTTCTGGGGCTGGCAGGCCCACGGCCGGAGCGGACCGCCCGACATCATGACCTTCGCCAAGGGCATCGGCAACGGCATGTCCATCGGCGGGGTCGTCGCCCGCTCCGAGATCATGAACTGCCTGGACTCCAACAGCATCTCCACCTTCGGCGGCACTCAGATCACCATGGCGGCGGGCCTCGCCAACCTCAACTACCTGCTGGAACACGACCTCCAGGGCAACTCCCGGCGCGTCGGAGGCCTGCTCATCGAGCGGCTGCGGGCCGCCGCCGCGCACGTTCCGGCCGTACGGGAAGTACGCGGCCGGGGGCTGATGATCGGCATCGAGATCACCAGGCCCGGGACCGACGAGGCCGATCCGCAGACCGCCGCGGCCGTCCTGGAGGCGGCCCGCGAGGGCGGCCTGCTGATCGGCAAGGGCGGCGGGCACAACACCAGTTCGCTGCGCGTCGCCCCGCCGCTGTCCCTCAACGTCGCGGAGGCCGAGGAGGGCGCCGCGATCCTCGAGAACGCTCTGAGGAGCATCCAGTAG
- a CDS encoding PucR family transcriptional regulator, producing the protein MTITLDSLEPALSVRQVLTLERVLAGEPEVVAGASHLDRPVRWVHVAEAADVGVMLSGGEMVLTTGVLLAGDEDKQAEYVRSLHRAEAAAVVLGLGRAFPAAPDVMRRAAERCGLPMVVLHRPFPFAELTEEVQSRLVRRKFAAVSLSEAVRTELTALITAGAPLQRLLDEVARHSACPVVVTNLAHRVLGTAGERPAVDDVLRDWERIARQAGGTEGDGWIRAELGGRGERWGRIVLCGYRGDTATGRLLADRAAEALVLHRMLAGGAACSWEEQSAQSLLTDLVSGVVPARQLLPRARAAGLPVNRRTFVPLVVRDGDPARLERLLRLLGLPGLVAELADGATAVLLSLARDQDAGALAAHFATRLRAETGPDHTVVAAAEPRVAWDDVPTGLREAQHVADAVADSSAVLDLPPVVRLKDVHLRGLIRLLRDDPHVQSFAERELDGLLCETEEDLLSVLRTYLASGRNKSRTAQLHHVSRPALYRRLEAIQVRLGVDLDDFEQAASVHIALLAHDAQQQ; encoded by the coding sequence ATGACCATCACCCTGGATTCCCTGGAGCCCGCGCTGTCGGTCCGGCAGGTCCTCACCCTGGAACGGGTCCTCGCCGGGGAACCCGAGGTGGTAGCGGGCGCGAGCCACCTCGACCGGCCGGTGCGCTGGGTGCACGTCGCCGAGGCCGCCGACGTCGGGGTGATGCTCAGCGGCGGCGAGATGGTCCTCACCACCGGCGTGCTGCTCGCCGGCGACGAGGACAAGCAGGCCGAGTACGTCCGTTCCCTGCACCGAGCGGAGGCCGCCGCCGTCGTCCTCGGACTCGGCCGCGCCTTCCCCGCGGCGCCGGACGTGATGCGCCGGGCGGCCGAGCGGTGCGGACTGCCGATGGTCGTCCTGCACCGGCCCTTCCCCTTCGCCGAACTCACCGAGGAGGTCCAGTCCCGGCTCGTGCGGCGCAAGTTCGCCGCGGTCAGCCTCTCCGAGGCCGTCCGCACCGAACTCACCGCCCTCATCACCGCCGGCGCGCCGCTGCAACGCCTGCTCGACGAGGTCGCCCGGCACAGCGCCTGCCCGGTCGTCGTCACCAACCTCGCCCACCGCGTCCTCGGCACGGCGGGGGAGCGGCCCGCGGTCGATGACGTGCTGCGCGACTGGGAGCGCATCGCCCGGCAGGCCGGCGGCACCGAGGGCGACGGCTGGATCCGGGCCGAACTGGGCGGACGCGGGGAGCGCTGGGGCCGGATCGTGCTGTGCGGCTACCGGGGCGACACCGCCACCGGACGGCTGCTGGCCGATCGCGCCGCCGAGGCCCTCGTCCTGCACCGCATGCTCGCCGGCGGCGCCGCCTGCTCCTGGGAGGAACAGTCCGCACAGAGCCTGCTGACCGACCTGGTCAGCGGTGTCGTACCGGCACGGCAACTGCTGCCCCGGGCCCGTGCGGCCGGGCTGCCGGTCAACCGGCGCACGTTCGTGCCACTGGTCGTCCGAGACGGCGACCCCGCCCGGCTCGAACGGCTCCTGCGGCTGCTGGGCCTGCCCGGGCTGGTCGCCGAACTGGCCGACGGCGCCACCGCCGTGCTGCTCAGCCTGGCGCGGGACCAGGACGCGGGCGCCCTCGCCGCCCACTTCGCGACCCGGCTGCGGGCCGAGACCGGACCGGACCACACGGTCGTGGCCGCGGCCGAACCCCGCGTCGCCTGGGACGACGTACCCACCGGCCTGCGCGAGGCCCAGCACGTCGCGGACGCCGTGGCCGACTCCTCCGCCGTCCTGGACCTCCCACCGGTCGTGCGCCTGAAGGACGTTCACCTGCGGGGCCTGATCCGCCTCCTGCGCGACGACCCGCACGTGCAGTCGTTCGCGGAGCGGGAGCTGGACGGGCTGCTGTGCGAGACCGAGGAGGACCTGCTGTCGGTGCTGCGCACCTACCTGGCCAGCGGCCGCAACAAGTCCCGCACCGCCCAGCTCCACCACGTCTCCCGGCCGGCCCTCTACCGCCGCCTGGAGGCCATACAGGTCCGCCTCGGGGTGGACCTCGACGACTTCGAGCAGGCCGCCTCGGTGCACATCGCACTCCTCGCGCACGACGCGCAACAACAGTGA
- the hydA gene encoding dihydropyrimidinase yields MSSRTVIRGGLVITASDEIHADILIEDGRIAALAATGTSAADTFTADRVIDATGKYVIPGGVDAHTHMELPFGGTFASDTFETGTRAAAWGGTTTIIDFAVQSVGHSLREGLDAWHAKAEGNCAVDYGFHMIVSDVNEHTLKEMDHLVEEGVTSFKQFMAYPGVFYSDDGQILRAMQRSADNGGLIMMHAENGIAIDVLVEQALARGESDPRYHGEVRKALLEAEATHRAIKLAQVAGAPLYVVHVSATEAVAELARARDEGLNVFGETCPQYLFLSTDNLAEPDFEGAKYVCSTPLRPKEHQAALWRGLRTNDLQVVSTDHCPFCFTGQKELGRGDFSKIPNGLPGVENRMDLLHQAVVDGHISRRRWIEIACATPARMFGLYPKKGTIAPGADADVVIYDPRAEQVMSAETHHMNVDYSAYEGKRTTGRVETVLSRGELVITEREYTGHAGHGVFTPRSTCQYLN; encoded by the coding sequence ATGAGCAGCCGTACAGTCATCCGCGGCGGCCTCGTCATCACAGCCTCCGACGAGATCCACGCCGACATCCTGATCGAGGACGGCCGCATCGCCGCCCTCGCAGCCACGGGCACATCAGCCGCCGACACCTTCACCGCCGACCGAGTCATCGACGCCACGGGGAAGTACGTGATCCCGGGCGGCGTCGACGCCCACACCCACATGGAGCTGCCCTTCGGCGGCACCTTCGCCTCCGACACCTTCGAGACCGGCACCCGCGCCGCCGCCTGGGGCGGCACGACGACGATCATCGACTTCGCCGTGCAGAGCGTCGGCCACAGCCTGCGCGAGGGCCTCGACGCCTGGCACGCCAAGGCCGAAGGCAACTGCGCCGTCGACTACGGCTTCCACATGATCGTCTCCGACGTCAACGAGCACACCCTCAAGGAGATGGACCACCTGGTCGAGGAGGGCGTCACCTCCTTCAAGCAGTTCATGGCCTACCCGGGCGTCTTCTACAGCGACGACGGCCAGATCCTGCGCGCCATGCAGCGCTCCGCCGACAACGGCGGCCTGATCATGATGCACGCCGAGAACGGCATCGCGATCGACGTCCTGGTCGAGCAGGCCCTGGCCCGGGGCGAGAGCGACCCGCGCTACCACGGCGAGGTCCGCAAGGCCCTGCTGGAGGCCGAGGCCACCCACCGTGCCATCAAGCTCGCGCAGGTGGCCGGCGCGCCCCTGTACGTCGTGCACGTCTCGGCGACGGAGGCGGTCGCCGAGCTGGCCCGGGCCCGCGACGAGGGACTGAACGTCTTCGGCGAGACCTGCCCGCAGTACCTGTTCCTGTCCACCGACAACCTCGCCGAGCCGGACTTCGAGGGCGCGAAGTACGTGTGCTCCACCCCGCTCAGGCCGAAGGAGCACCAGGCCGCGCTGTGGCGGGGCCTGCGCACCAACGACCTCCAGGTCGTCTCCACCGACCACTGCCCCTTCTGCTTCACCGGCCAGAAGGAACTCGGCCGCGGCGACTTCTCCAAGATCCCCAACGGCCTGCCGGGCGTGGAGAATCGTATGGACCTGCTCCATCAGGCGGTCGTCGACGGGCACATCTCCCGCCGCCGCTGGATCGAGATCGCCTGCGCGACCCCGGCCCGGATGTTCGGCCTCTACCCGAAGAAGGGCACCATCGCGCCCGGCGCCGACGCCGACGTCGTCATCTACGACCCGCGTGCCGAGCAGGTCATGTCCGCGGAGACACACCACATGAACGTCGACTACTCGGCCTACGAGGGCAAGCGCACCACCGGCCGGGTCGAGACGGTCCTCTCGCGCGGCGAACTCGTCATCACCGAGCGGGAGTACACCGGCCACGCCGGGCACGGCGTGTTCACCCCGCGTTCCACCTGTCAGTACCTCAACTAG